From one Culex quinquefasciatus strain JHB chromosome 3, VPISU_Cqui_1.0_pri_paternal, whole genome shotgun sequence genomic stretch:
- the LOC6036558 gene encoding ankyrin repeat and MYND domain-containing protein 2 → MSATEEKPAAKEQQQQKPKVVLTADQQQIFDRISKNEVSELKLVLGQFKQSVDFVDENGMTPLQHAAYKGNKEAVQLLLDQGADVNSGKHEYNYTALHFGALSGSVDVCVKLLLAGANPNAVNSVGRTASQMAAFVANHQVVATINNFVPVKEVEHFTKSPASDPLLPVVHLEGFHKFVMQINIHPVRIALNLQKYGLFGEDLKRLKIALDEMMEREMKRRTEVNEVMAFKFHYLGYFLNEIAKCRDYFLARKDKADKEGTSAKDQKSLDFVELFAKRVLKLGKDGSLEYIEATIRECVREFPFRECTIFRQVVTQLASKENPACALEIIKAAINGQRGFQDTISFCSSCGEEKPDKKCSKCKEVQYCDRECQRLHWFMHKKVCARPVAPTAGAQGQTGGKDAKKEIDSAEISEQLQKLVAS, encoded by the exons ATGTCCGCGACCGAGGAGAAACCGGCGGCcaaggagcagcagcagcagaaaccgAAGGTGGTTCTGACGGCGGATCAGCAGCAGATCTTCGACCGGATCTCGAAGAACGAAGTGAGCGAGTTGAAGCTGGTTCTTGGACAGTTCAAGCAGAGTGTGGACTTTGTGGACGAGAATGGGATGACTCCGCTGCAGCATGCTGCTTATAAGGGGAATAAGGAAGCCGTGCAGCTGCTGCTGGACCAGGGCGCGGACGTGAATTCCGGCAAGCACGAGTACAACTACACGGCGCTGCACTTTGGAGCGCTGTCCGGAAGTGTGGACGTGTGCGTGAAGCTGCTGCTGGCCGGGGCTAATCCGAACGCGGTCAATTCGGTGGGCAGGACGGCGTCCCAGATGGCGGCGTTTGTAGCGAATCATCAGGTCGTGGCCACGATCAACAACTTTGTTCCGGTCAAGGAGGTGGAGCACTTTACGAAGAGCCCGGCGAGTGACCCGTTGCTGCCGGTGGTGCACCTCGAGGGCTTCCACAAGTTTGTGATGCAGATCAACATTCATCCGGTGCGGATCGCGTTGAATCTGCAAAAGTACGGACTCTTTGGGGAGGATTTGAAGCGGCTTAAAATAGCACTGGATGAGATGATGGAGCGGGAGATGAAGCGCCGGACCGAGGTCAACGAGGTGATGGCGTTCAAGTTCCACTATTTGGGATACTTTTTGAACGAGATCGCCAAGTGCCGGGACTACTTTTTGGCGCGAAAGGACAAGGCCGACAAGGAGGGAACAAGCGCCAAGGACCAGAAAAGCCTGGACTTTGTGGAACTCTTTGCGAAGCGGGTACTCAAGTTGG GCAAGGACGGCTCCCTGGAGTACATCGAGGCGACGATCCGCGAGTGTGTGCGCGAGTTCCCGTTCCGAGAGTGCACCATCTTCCGCCAGGTGGTGACGCAGCTCGCGAGCAAGGAAAATCCGGCGTGCGCCCTCGAGATCATCAAAGCGGCCATCAACGGGCAGCGTGGCTTCCAGGACACGATTTCCTTCTGCAGCTCGTGCGGCGAGGAAAAGCCCGACAAAAAGTGCTCCAAGTGCAAGGAGGTGCAATACTGTGACCGCGAGTGCCAGCGGCTGCACTGGTTCATGCACAAGAAGGTCTGTGCCCGGCCGGTGGCGCCCACGGCTGGCGCGCAGGGACAAACCGGTGGCAAGGATGCCAAGAAGGAGATTGATTCGGCCGAAATCAGCGAGCAGCTGCAAAAGCTCGTGGCGAGTTAA